In Ranitomeya imitator isolate aRanImi1 unplaced genomic scaffold, aRanImi1.pri SCAFFOLD_837, whole genome shotgun sequence, the genomic stretch tgtcgctgctatgctttgtttattgtttcttggttggtttgaggttgttgcctttgctcgacactttggccctttttgacccccccacccccggctggtggggattgagcaagtcgcttgcatctcgttgacttggtgacgacatggcttgctctgcttgtctgcaggtgcaggcgggcatgctcgcgggagggcacctgcagcatccccatctcacagccttggggctggagctggagctgtgagtgggccgctggtgcgcagctatctgcggtttgctcctcctgcccttgagcctcctccagcgtgcatcctcttgagcggagatgagtgagtcatgagagggtgccggcagctggagctcgagctgtctacagcatgttctcaggccagcgcagcaacgtgacgcgaggctggggcggagccgaggctcctatatgcaaatgactcaggctgctgctgtgcatcttgggcggcttttgacttgagctcggcctgccctgtggggggtcggagtgggcgtcagccgcgtcgggagcgaccggcgcctcccactcgaggagcctccgtgcggtctgtgccgaacgccaccccccaccccctccctttcgggcacgagactccgcgatgttggggagctgcgtcggaggggcgctcgtcgggccggcgggccccaactcatacttagggtacgttcacattagcgtcatgcgacgctgcgtcgccgacgcaacgcacgacgcatcggaaacgcacgcaaaaacgcaacttttatgacgcaagcgtctgacggatgcgtcgtaaaacgcagcgttttcggtgcgtttttggtgcgttttaccaaaaaacgcagcgttttacgacgcatgcgttggcaAACACTGATTGGATCTTGagccacaatttagtgtctagacactagataacaccaccaatgaatagaagagggtgggtctagtgtctagacaatcgataatgtcaccaatgggtagatgggggtgggtattaatgtcatagtggtatatatacccccgcataccttatttccaaccatacagcatcaagatggatcgttccatggagagtatctacctcacttttgagctggaattagcccttgctatagcttatgcttttgcctgtcatgaacagaggagaagagacaaactacggagaaggagtcggcgGCGTTTTTGGcttcaccctatagtggaagtccgagagagtcgtggagcgtaccattgtctttttggtgaattaaatgagaaccaggacaaatacttagAATACACCAGGATGACAAAAGACAGCtttcgatatctgctgcgtctggtggaaggaaccatttccaggcaggacacgcagctccgtaaatcaatttcccctgaggagcgtctgctggtgactctacggtacgtaatggaatgtgaaggatttatatgttctagcCATTTTTAAAATTAACATGTTTTTGTTTTGCGGGGTGggtgattgtaattaaaaatggaaaattcattcataacaattaaattaattatatttatttatttttcttcttgtcagtttcctggctactggagagacattgagatcactgcatttccagtttcggattggagtctcaacactgtcgggtattattgcagacacatgccgcgcattgtgggacaacctccgggaggaatttttgccCATCCCTACACAAGAAATATggcatgccaacgcccaaaaattccacAAAgtttgttctttccctaactgtatcggagctgtggatgggaagcacattaggattaccaagccgtcaagaagtggatctcttttttataattataaaaaatacttttccactgtgctgatggcaattgctggtgcggactgcaggtttctcgctgtggacattggagccttcggtcgtgcaaatgattcacggacatttaaggagtctgatatgggccaaagattgtacaataacaattttaatttcccccatccacgacctcttcccaacactgacggCCCggacctgccatttgttgttgttggtgatgaggcttttcaaatgagtggcaacctactgaaaccgtactccagtcgtgggttggaccgtaccaaaactatatttaattatagactgtcaagggcaagaagaactgtggagtgcgcctttggcatcctggtctccaaatggcgtatattaggatccgctataaatttgaaaattgagacagtggatgaggtggtgaaggcgtgtgtggttctccacaattttattattgataaagagagagtcaacgtggaactcgatgaacacatacaaaatccattgcctgattatcaagatcatcctctgcggacaactgtggagattgctcatatgagggaccaatttgctgcatactttgtttccgatgttggccgtgtttcatggcaagatgaaatggtctaattctgtatgttttattatgatgtcatgtaaacactgttgtgttcatcatttaaccatcctatgtatgGTGATTCTATGGTTATTGTTTTAATGTTCCCTGGATGTATAATGTGTTGTGTTTTCAAATACACTTCTTGAGCctttcagtttttaaaaaaaaaaatttcatacgtttatacatattaataaaatttaaaaaatccaaATTTATTGAAATTTATTGAATTTATTGAAAGTACTAATGTGTGtgccacaaaatttgtgtgtttcaTAGTATTGAGGCATAACATAAtctgctcccaccttgtcaaccattttttatcctgcagactatttgcatatggaacaaggcttgacaaggagggagacgatcatgtttgctaaactctacagagtgaacactattgtactcaggatgctataatacgtccagagtcaaatagtggtgaCACTGTCAACATTGCTTCCATCTCACCTgaacaatattcttaaggtacatttaacagcgtcgctgtttggtcgctggagagctgtcacacagaccgctctccagcgaccaacgatgccggtaaccagggtaaacatcgggtaactaagcgcagggccgcgcttagtaacccgatgtttaccctggttaccatgctaaaagtaaaaaaaaacaaacactacatacttacctacagccgtctgtcctccagcgctgcgctctgcttctctgctctcctcctgtactgtctgtgagctggaaagcagagcggtgacgtcaccgctctgctttccggctcacagacagtacaggaggagtgcagagcacagcgctggaggacagacagcgttaggtaagtatgtagtgtttgttttttttacttttagcatggtaaccagggtaaacatcgggttactaagcgcggccctgcgcttagttacccgatgtttaccctggttaccagtgaagacatcgctggatcggtgtcacacacgccgatccagcgatgtctccagggagtccagcgacgaaataaagttctggactttattcagcgaccaacgatctcccagcaggggcctgatcgttggtcgctgtcacacataacgatttaattaactatatcgttgctacgtcacaaatagcaacgatatcgttaacaatatcgttatgt encodes the following:
- the LOC138653077 gene encoding uncharacterized protein; translation: MDRSMESIYLTFELELALAIAYAFACHEQRRRDKLRRRSRRRFWLHPIVEVRESRGAYHCLFGELNENQDKYLEYTRMTKDSFRYLLRLVEGTISRQDTQLRKSISPEERLLVTLRFLATGETLRSLHFQFRIGVSTLSGIIADTCRALWDNLREEFLPIPTQEIWHANAQKFHKVCSFPNCIGAVDGKHIRITKPSRSGSLFYNYKKYFSTVLMAIAGADCRFLAVDIGAFGRANDSRTFKESDMGQRLYNNNFNFPHPRPLPNTDGPDLPFVVVGDEAFQMSGNLLKPYSSRGLDRTKTIFNYRLSRARRTVECAFGILVSKWRILGSAINLKIETVDEVVKACVVLHNFIIDKERVNVELDEHIQNPLPDYQDHPLRTTVEIAHMRDQFAAYFVSDVGRVSWQDEMV